Proteins encoded within one genomic window of Oncorhynchus masou masou isolate Uvic2021 chromosome 1, UVic_Omas_1.1, whole genome shotgun sequence:
- the LOC135554846 gene encoding heat shock protein 67B1-like, which translates to MTEQTKAYTAAPSAPSRPHNSRDLFWSALRSWWQSPSPSCLLPNQDFGLPPFLEAGDLREFSWIDNIHRRLAASSWPGYMPSLPLLVPSFLVPASSMHQPGPRLSRAESAGLQGLSEVREEGYKWRITLDVSHFSPVEITLRTREGFLEIGGKHEERPDKHGFIARRFTRRYTIPKGIDPKIIHSSLSGDGILSVEASLLDPTIPADVIIPIQVEKEAISEEGEKGGAKPERTTEPDTETRDPQPSPSDPAVAPVSLEAADFTPTEPGILPPTEALERWDEFAREVPGEEAHPDSDAAGPERHEEVRGDADERTPTEPAGEMARHPSGSADDEASEEEGLLTSTEPFEHLKTPDSPDTVTSDQGEYTDQAHDHSGELQHPEGTGETVVELPKPEDPEPGMSPPEEVAHHSQELETQEHPDMEQQEYTK; encoded by the exons ATGACCGAGCAGACCAAAGCGTACACAGCGGCCCCATCGGCACCATCACGTCCCCACAACTCCCGGGACTTATTCTGGTCTGCCCTCCGGAGCTGGTGGCAGTCCCCGAGCCCCAGTTGCCTCCTCCCCAACCAGGATTTTGGCCTGCCACCATTCCTAGAGGCCGGAGACCTCCGTGAATTTAGCTGGATAGATAACATCCATAGACGCCTGGCGGCCAGCTCCTGGCCTGGGTACatgccctctctccccctcttggtGCCCTCCTTCCTGGTCCCGGCCTCCTCCATGCACCAGCCAGGCCCCAGGCTGAGCAGGGCAGAGTCTGCAGGGTTGCAAGGGCTGTCAGAGGTCCGGGAGGAGGGGTACAAGTGGAGGATCACCCTGGACGTCAGTCACTTCTCCCCTGTAGAGATCACTCTCAGGACCCGGGAAGGCTTCCTGGAAATCGGAG GGAAACACGAGGAGAGACCAGACAAGCATGGCTTTATTGCTAGACGCTTTACCAGGAGATACAC GATCCCAAAAGGTATTGATCCTAAGATCAtccactcctctctgtctggtGATGGCATCCTGTCTGTGGAAGCTTCACTTCTTGATCCCACCATTCCTGCTGATGTCATCATTCCCATTCAG GTGGAGAAGGAGGCCATaagtgaagagggagagaagggtggtgCCAAGCCAGAAAGGACTACCGAGCCAGACACAGAGACCCGGGACCCCCAGCCTTCTCCATCTGACCCTGCTGTGGCTCCTGTGTCCCTGGAGGCCGCTGACTTCACCCCCACAGAACCTGGCATACTACCACCAACTGAGGCACTCGAGCGCTGGGATGAGTTCGCACGGGAAGTCCCTGGAGAAGAGGCTCACCCAGACAGCGACGCGGCAGGACCCgagaggcatgaggaggtaagagGAGATGCAGATGAGAGGACCCCTACTGAGCCAGCTGGGGAGATGGCGAGACATCCCTCTGGGTCCGCAGATGATGAAGCCAGTGAAGAGGAAGGTCTTCTGACTTCCACAGAGCCCTTTGAGCACCTCAAGACTCCTGACAGCCCAGACACAGTCACGTCTGACCAGGGGGAATACACAGACCAGGCCCATGACCATAGCGGAGAGCTCCAGCACCCGGAGGGCACAGGGGAGACGGTAGTAGAGCTCCCAAAGCCTGAGGATCCTGAGCCAGGCATGAGTCCACCAGAAGAGGTGGCCCACCACTCCCAGGAGCTGGAAACCCAAGAGCACCCTGATATGGAGCAACAGGAGTACACCAAGTAA